In Hyphomicrobiales bacterium, a single window of DNA contains:
- a CDS encoding DUF4267 domain-containing protein — protein sequence MSQTLYLFLILAGVANLIFLGFVYLNENKKLIVQTGHTIEGMTQVVGGRYLMMAVLVLGLYLLADRASLGVAFASFAFVALFDILIEKRRGGKVFPHVGAAVVSVVMSVVSFDMAEAEGL from the coding sequence ATGAGCCAAACACTCTACCTTTTTCTGATCTTGGCTGGCGTTGCCAACTTGATATTTTTGGGCTTCGTTTATCTAAACGAAAACAAAAAATTGATTGTACAAACTGGGCATACCATCGAAGGCATGACGCAGGTTGTTGGCGGGCGCTATCTTATGATGGCGGTATTGGTATTGGGTTTATATCTGCTTGCAGATCGCGCGTCGCTTGGCGTTGCGTTTGCTAGTTTTGCATTTGTCGCTTTGTTCGACATTTTAATTGAAAAACGGCGCGGTGGAAAAGTCTTTCCACATGTTGGTGCTGCTGTTGTGAGTGTAGTCATGTCTGTCGTCTCTTTCGACATGGCAGAAGCTGAAGGACTTTAA